A stretch of the Actinoalloteichus fjordicus genome encodes the following:
- a CDS encoding DUF5980 family protein codes for MRTRLDVMGVAVGLVGMLLAGAPAAASSGGTTESGTWYLDDFEQRLCVVAERGWRDTYVWAPIFGEWSTPIIIGVRNMPAGSTSPEGTIAPGSHPGPGIRYFAELSLAPAPVGVYHAEVWADDGTVTQTAPVRLNYQERCP; via the coding sequence ATGAGAACAAGGCTCGATGTCATGGGTGTGGCGGTCGGCCTGGTCGGGATGCTGCTGGCGGGTGCACCCGCCGCCGCGAGCTCGGGAGGGACGACGGAGTCGGGAACGTGGTATCTGGACGACTTCGAGCAGCGGTTGTGCGTCGTGGCCGAGCGAGGGTGGCGGGACACTTACGTCTGGGCGCCCATATTCGGAGAGTGGTCCACCCCGATCATCATCGGGGTGCGGAACATGCCTGCCGGCTCGACCAGCCCGGAGGGAACCATCGCGCCCGGATCGCACCCTGGCCCGGGGATCAGGTACTTCGCCGAGCTCTCGCTTGCGCCCGCTCCCGTCGGCGTCTACCACGCCGAGGTGTGGGCCGACGACGGCACCGTGACTCAGACCGCACCAGTGCGGCTCAACTACCAGGAGCGCTGCCCCTGA
- a CDS encoding SDR family NAD(P)-dependent oxidoreductase, producing the protein MKTAVVTGAAGAIGTAVCRRLNLRGFHVIAVDLDTEGLDRLPEPVTRLAIDLTAPDFHPAVVAEIAARGARCDLLVNNAGIVVTRPFEEVTVAESRREQSVNLQAPMQLSRALYPALRAARGHIVSVVSMGALLPLAESAGYSASKAGLRAFMLALAMLERETGVRVGMVHPASVDTAMLRHEVTDGGSALNFLGDPMSADTVAAAVVANLDRPRLETYLPRYDGWLLKTVGLTPGLLPRLRPLLERLAQPGLRRYRRRHGL; encoded by the coding sequence ATGAAGACGGCGGTCGTCACCGGAGCGGCAGGCGCCATCGGCACCGCCGTCTGCAGGAGACTGAACCTACGCGGCTTCCATGTCATCGCCGTGGACCTGGACACCGAGGGGCTGGACCGACTCCCGGAGCCGGTGACCCGGCTCGCGATCGACCTCACGGCCCCCGACTTCCATCCGGCCGTCGTGGCCGAGATCGCGGCACGGGGCGCGCGGTGCGATCTGCTCGTCAACAACGCGGGCATCGTGGTGACCAGGCCGTTCGAGGAGGTCACCGTCGCGGAGAGCCGTCGCGAACAGTCGGTCAACCTCCAGGCACCCATGCAGCTCAGCCGCGCGCTGTACCCCGCATTGCGGGCCGCCCGAGGCCACATCGTGTCCGTCGTGTCGATGGGCGCGCTGCTACCGCTGGCGGAGAGCGCGGGCTACAGCGCCTCGAAGGCGGGACTACGAGCCTTCATGCTCGCTCTGGCGATGCTCGAACGCGAGACCGGGGTGCGCGTCGGCATGGTGCATCCCGCCTCGGTGGACACCGCGATGCTGCGGCACGAGGTCACCGACGGCGGGTCCGCACTCAACTTCCTCGGCGACCCGATGAGCGCGGACACCGTCGCCGCGGCCGTCGTGGCCAATCTCGACCGCCCCCGGCTCGAGACCTACCTGCCCCGATACGACGGATGGCTGCTCAAGACCGTCGGCCTGACGCCGGGTCTGCTGCCGCGCCTCCGCCCCCTGCTCGAACGCCTGGCACAGCCGGGACTGCGGAGATACCGGCGCAGGCACGGCCTCTGA
- a CDS encoding flavin-containing monooxygenase: MTADRGRVCIIGAGPAGLSAARAFRRLGIPYDQYERHSDVGGIWDLDNPGTPMYESAHFISSRKTSGFFDFPMPDSFPDYPSNRLILRYTRDFATTHGLLESIRFRTVVDAVERVDDAWRVTLDDGSRQDYRAVVCATGTTWAPRMPAPAGEFAGEIRHSSTYRDPLEFRGRRVLVVGLGNSGADIACDAAAHAAAAFVSVRRGYHVIPKHVFGIPSDEFSERGPRLPPRIEQRLFRALLRLIQGDLTRYGLPKPDHQLFETHPLLNSQLIHHLQHGDVAIRPDVARLAGSRVRFADGSTEEIDLVLYATGYDWNIPYAEKYFDWRDGRPDLYLTAFNRRHHNLFGLGYIEINSSAYTVFDHISNIIAQYLHDQAHAPDRAERFDRMIAADRPDLSGGIRFVNSPRHRSYVDAHAYRRHLAEVRDRVGWTDLTSGMFDRPAAPQGVRG; encoded by the coding sequence ATGACGGCGGATCGCGGGCGGGTGTGCATCATCGGTGCCGGGCCAGCCGGCTTGTCGGCGGCCAGGGCCTTTCGGCGGCTCGGTATTCCCTACGACCAGTACGAACGGCATTCCGACGTCGGCGGCATCTGGGATCTGGACAATCCCGGAACACCGATGTACGAGTCCGCGCATTTCATCTCCTCACGGAAGACCTCCGGCTTCTTCGACTTCCCGATGCCCGACTCGTTCCCCGACTACCCGAGCAACCGGCTGATCCTCCGGTACACGCGGGATTTCGCGACCACCCACGGTCTACTCGAGTCGATCCGGTTCCGCACGGTCGTCGACGCGGTCGAGCGCGTCGACGACGCCTGGCGGGTGACCCTCGACGACGGCTCCCGCCAGGACTATCGCGCGGTAGTGTGCGCGACGGGAACCACATGGGCGCCGCGCATGCCTGCGCCTGCCGGCGAGTTCGCCGGGGAGATCCGGCATTCCTCGACCTATCGTGACCCGCTGGAGTTCCGGGGCAGGCGCGTCCTGGTGGTCGGTCTTGGCAATTCCGGCGCCGACATCGCCTGCGATGCCGCGGCCCATGCCGCCGCCGCTTTCGTCAGCGTCCGGCGGGGCTACCACGTGATCCCGAAGCATGTCTTCGGCATTCCGAGCGACGAGTTCAGCGAACGCGGTCCGAGGCTGCCGCCGCGAATCGAGCAGCGGCTGTTCCGGGCGCTGCTGCGTCTGATCCAGGGCGATCTCACCAGGTACGGGCTGCCGAAACCGGATCACCAGTTGTTCGAGACGCATCCGCTGCTCAACAGTCAGCTCATCCACCACCTGCAACACGGCGACGTCGCGATCCGTCCCGACGTCGCCCGGCTGGCAGGCTCTCGGGTCCGGTTCGCCGACGGCAGCACCGAGGAGATCGACCTCGTGCTGTACGCCACCGGCTACGACTGGAACATCCCCTACGCGGAGAAGTACTTCGACTGGCGGGACGGCAGGCCGGACCTCTACCTGACGGCGTTCAACCGGCGACACCACAACCTGTTCGGGCTCGGCTACATCGAGATCAACTCCAGCGCGTACACCGTCTTCGACCACATCAGCAACATCATCGCCCAGTATCTGCACGACCAGGCCCACGCGCCCGACCGCGCCGAGCGGTTCGACCGGATGATCGCCGCCGACCGCCCGGACCTCAGCGGCGGCATCCGGTTCGTGAACTCGCCACGACATCGCTCCTATGTGGACGCGCACGCCTACCGTCGACATCTGGCCGAGGTGCGCGACCGCGTCGGCTGGACTGACCTGACCTCGGGCATGTTCGACCGGCCTGCGGCGCCGCAGGGGGTGCGAGGATGA
- a CDS encoding AraC family transcriptional regulator: MAERRVPSLTQAVIPPSVLSGTVEVGRREGRPIVPWFAGTGLDPTDLVTSGSVRVSYRQAAVVLRRAVHAMPGRPLGMRVGCRDTLLSFGMLGIAMRSCATAADALTLARELHQAAGSLMDLDVETFGDEMALRLHELRPDPELVAFLCEEALCSTLVVIRAMLGAAWSPTRVELAYPAPQYVQEYHRLFRCPLRFDAEANRLVFPTEVLARPLPTHHEPTRAVAVETCRRLLDLDDSRPDVVASVESLLRRNLRSRLTMTETARHLRITERTLRRRLTAAGEHFSTIRDRVRRHRAITLLRDSTLTIEAVAHEIGFSDAREFRRAYLRWTGETPSTTRRRQGQAHQAEAAELD; the protein is encoded by the coding sequence GTGGCCGAACGAAGAGTTCCGAGCCTGACCCAGGCCGTCATCCCGCCGTCCGTGTTGTCCGGCACCGTCGAGGTCGGCAGGCGCGAGGGCCGCCCGATCGTCCCCTGGTTCGCAGGCACCGGACTGGATCCGACCGACCTCGTCACCTCGGGCTCGGTCCGGGTGTCCTACCGCCAGGCCGCCGTCGTGCTGCGCCGCGCGGTACACGCGATGCCAGGCAGGCCGCTCGGCATGCGGGTCGGCTGCCGGGACACGCTGCTGTCGTTCGGCATGCTCGGCATCGCGATGCGATCGTGCGCCACCGCGGCGGACGCCCTGACCCTCGCCCGCGAACTGCATCAGGCCGCGGGCAGCCTGATGGACCTGGACGTCGAGACCTTCGGCGACGAGATGGCGCTGCGGCTGCACGAACTACGCCCCGACCCCGAACTGGTCGCCTTCCTCTGTGAGGAGGCGCTGTGCAGCACCCTGGTCGTCATCCGTGCGATGCTCGGCGCGGCCTGGTCTCCCACCCGAGTCGAACTCGCCTATCCGGCCCCGCAGTACGTCCAGGAGTATCACCGCCTCTTCCGATGCCCGCTGCGATTCGACGCCGAGGCCAACCGCCTGGTCTTCCCCACCGAGGTGTTGGCACGCCCGCTCCCCACCCACCACGAACCGACCCGCGCGGTCGCCGTGGAGACCTGCCGCCGCCTGCTCGACCTCGACGACAGCCGCCCGGACGTCGTCGCCTCGGTCGAGAGCCTGCTCAGGCGGAATCTCCGGTCTCGCCTCACCATGACCGAGACCGCACGGCACCTGCGGATCACCGAGCGAACCCTGCGTCGCCGACTCACCGCCGCAGGCGAGCATTTCAGCACCATCCGCGACCGCGTGCGCAGACACCGTGCGATCACCCTGCTCCGCGATTCCACGCTCACGATCGAAGCCGTCGCGCACGAGATCGGTTTCAGCGACGCCCGCGAGTTCCGCCGCGCCTACCTCCGCTGGACCGGAGAAACACCCAGCACGACCCGCCGTCGGCAGGGCCAAGCCCACCAGGCTGAGGCTGCCGAGCTCGACTAA